In Pseudoalteromonas nigrifaciens, the sequence GGACACACCATAGACGCTATATTTTTATATCAGCAAGGGGTTTATCATGCTTCTAACCACTTTGATCTTCCCACTGATGAGCTACAAATTCCGATGTTATGGCAGCAATTAGCAGATCAAAAAATTAATTTAATGTTATGTGTAACCGCCGCTGAAAAACGTGGTTTAGACATTAAACACACCAATGTGTTTAATGTTGCTGGGCTTGCTGAATTTGCCATGCTTGCTAGTGATGCCGACAAATGGATACAGTTTAAATGATTAACGTACTCGTAATGAGCCAATGCAGTCCTTTTGATGACTTGCATATTCGCGACGCCCTAGACATGACCCTCATATTTGCAGCTGTCGATCAGAATATCAGTTGGCTATTTAGTGGCCCAGCTGTACTGGCACTAAAAAAGCAACAACAACCAAATATGCTTGGTATAAAAGATTTTTTTAAAAACATTAAAACATTGGAAATTTATGACGTTGAAAATATTTACGTCTGCGAAAAGTCACTACTCGATTATGGCTTAAACAAAAATGATTTATTGTTAGATGTGCAAGCACTAAACTTTGATCAGCAAAAAGCGCTAATTAAAACCCAGCAACATGTGGTGAACCTATGAGTAACCTACAAACTAATGCTTTGAGCACCTTACATATATTTTCTAAACCACTTAGCTACTACAG encodes:
- the tusD gene encoding sulfurtransferase complex subunit TusD; this translates as MSRFVLSLHTPPSDHDTTQRLVKFAHACLAQGHTIDAIFLYQQGVYHASNHFDLPTDELQIPMLWQQLADQKINLMLCVTAAEKRGLDIKHTNVFNVAGLAEFAMLASDADKWIQFK
- the tusC gene encoding sulfurtransferase complex subunit TusC — protein: MINVLVMSQCSPFDDLHIRDALDMTLIFAAVDQNISWLFSGPAVLALKKQQQPNMLGIKDFFKNIKTLEIYDVENIYVCEKSLLDYGLNKNDLLLDVQALNFDQQKALIKTQQHVVNL